One segment of Cohaesibacter intestini DNA contains the following:
- a CDS encoding DMT family transporter, whose product MINQATSHGPAKPAEEARFSRHANLMGSLWMVASMAAFALEDTAVKLLAVTLPIGEIMALLGLGGALVFALASILRRERLFTQDILSPAMGIRALFEMTGRLFYALAIVLTPLSATSVILQATPLVVVAAAAILFGERVGWRRWSAIGVGLAGVLIIIGPGTDGFSLLSILAVIGMFGFAGRDLASRAAPSTISTSQLGFYGFLALAAAGLILQLWQGEAFRAPTSAALIYTAIAILIGVAAYACLMKAMRTGEISAVTPFRYSRLIFGVLLGTLWFGEPLTPAMLFGSVLIVLSGLFILGRGKKR is encoded by the coding sequence ATGATCAACCAAGCCACATCGCACGGGCCTGCAAAGCCAGCGGAAGAAGCCCGTTTCAGTCGACATGCCAACCTGATGGGCAGCCTCTGGATGGTTGCTTCTATGGCAGCTTTTGCATTGGAGGATACGGCGGTCAAGCTCCTGGCTGTGACGCTGCCAATCGGTGAGATTATGGCATTGCTTGGACTTGGCGGCGCCTTGGTGTTTGCCTTAGCGAGCATCTTGCGTCGCGAGCGTCTCTTCACCCAAGACATCCTGTCACCGGCTATGGGCATCCGTGCTCTGTTCGAGATGACCGGTCGACTCTTCTATGCTTTGGCGATTGTTCTGACCCCTCTGTCGGCCACTTCGGTCATCTTGCAGGCGACGCCTCTGGTCGTGGTGGCCGCCGCCGCCATATTGTTTGGCGAGCGGGTTGGTTGGCGGCGCTGGTCGGCCATCGGCGTCGGTTTGGCAGGGGTGTTGATCATCATTGGCCCCGGCACCGACGGTTTTTCTCTGCTCTCGATTTTGGCCGTGATCGGCATGTTCGGCTTTGCGGGCCGCGATCTGGCAAGCCGTGCGGCCCCGTCCACCATCAGCACCTCGCAGCTCGGCTTTTACGGGTTTCTGGCACTGGCCGCAGCGGGTCTGATTCTGCAACTCTGGCAAGGCGAAGCCTTCCGTGCCCCGACATCCGCAGCACTCATCTATACGGCCATCGCGATCCTCATCGGCGTCGCCGCCTATGCCTGCCTGATGAAAGCCATGCGCACTGGCGAGATTTCTGCCGTTACCCCGTTTCGCTATTCCCGCCTGATTTTCGGCGTGCTGCTCGGCACCCTATGGTTCGGCGAACCCCTCACGCCCGCCATGCTCTTCGGCTCCGTCCTCATCGTCCTGTCGGGCCTGTTTATTTTGGGCCGTGGGAAAAAGCGGTAG
- the polA gene encoding DNA polymerase I translates to MTDKPHLFLVDGSSYIFRAYHALPPLTRKSDGLPVGAVSGFCNMLWKLMQEGDKGLAGVQPTHLAVIFDAKGKTFRNDIYDQYKAHRPPAPEDLVPQFGLIRDAVRAFNVACIELEGYEADDIIATYAERALAEGADVTIIGSDKDLMQLIQPGISMVDTMKNKRIDDEEVMKKFGVTPDKVVEVQSLAGDSVDNIPGVPGIGVKTAALLINEFGDLESLLAKANTIKQKKRRENLIEFADQARVSKELVFLKRDVPLPLGLDALVCCDLEGPKLVSFLKAMEFTTLTRRIAEATDTDAENVDEASIEVAGWEMPDVAEESAQSGDKDNPSPADLAARMASEIGALPIDHETYETVTSLEDLDRWIAEARRIGHVAVDTETDSLDAMQANLVGVSLATEPGKACYIPLAHVSGEGDMFGGGLVEGQIPLEEAVTRLKALLEDPSVLKIGQNLKYDTLLLSRYDIDLAPLDDTLLLSYVLDAGKHGHGMDELSELWLGHKPIPFKEVAGSGKSQLTFDKVEIDKASAYAAEDADVTLRLWMILKPRLAANGMVSVYERLERPLLPVLRNMEKRGISVDRQILSRLSGTFAQGMAGLEEEIHALAGQPFNIGSPKQLGDILFGEMGLPGGKKTKTGAWSTSASVLEDLAAEGHDLPKKVVEWRQLSKLKSTYTDALPGFINPETKRVHTSYSLAATTTGRLSSSDPNLQNIPVRTEAGRKIRTAFVADAGNKLISADYSQIELRVLAHMADIEQLKMAFEDGLDIHAMTASEMFNVPIEDMDPATRRRAKAINFGIIYGISAFGLANQLSISRSEAKDYIDTYFARFPGIRDYMENTKQQARDMGYVETIFGRKIHYPDIKSKNPNMKAFQERAAINAPIQGSAADILRRAMVRMDDALLAAGSSARMLLQVHDELIFEVPEAEVDSTIKVVRDIMENAPMPALQLSVPLKVDAEAANNWDEAH, encoded by the coding sequence ATGACAGACAAGCCGCATCTCTTTTTGGTTGACGGATCGTCCTACATCTTCCGGGCCTATCATGCTCTGCCACCCCTGACCCGCAAAAGCGACGGCCTGCCGGTTGGCGCGGTGTCTGGTTTTTGCAATATGCTCTGGAAGCTCATGCAAGAAGGCGACAAGGGACTGGCAGGGGTTCAGCCGACCCATCTGGCCGTAATTTTCGACGCCAAGGGCAAGACTTTCCGCAATGATATCTATGATCAATATAAAGCCCATCGTCCGCCCGCACCGGAAGATCTGGTGCCGCAATTCGGCCTGATCCGCGATGCGGTGCGTGCCTTCAATGTCGCCTGCATCGAGCTTGAAGGCTATGAGGCCGACGACATCATCGCCACCTATGCCGAACGCGCTTTGGCTGAAGGGGCCGATGTCACCATCATCGGCTCGGACAAGGATCTGATGCAGCTGATCCAGCCGGGCATATCCATGGTCGACACCATGAAAAACAAGCGCATCGATGACGAAGAGGTGATGAAGAAATTCGGCGTCACCCCTGACAAGGTGGTCGAAGTGCAATCTCTGGCGGGCGATTCGGTTGACAACATTCCCGGCGTGCCGGGAATCGGCGTGAAAACCGCAGCGCTGCTGATCAATGAATTTGGCGATCTGGAAAGCCTGTTGGCCAAGGCCAACACCATCAAGCAGAAAAAGCGCCGGGAAAATCTGATTGAATTTGCCGATCAGGCCCGTGTTTCCAAGGAGCTGGTTTTCCTCAAGCGCGATGTGCCGTTGCCCCTTGGGCTCGATGCTCTGGTTTGCTGCGATCTGGAAGGGCCAAAGCTGGTATCCTTCCTCAAAGCGATGGAATTCACCACCCTGACACGCCGCATTGCCGAGGCAACGGACACCGATGCTGAGAATGTCGATGAGGCAAGCATTGAGGTGGCCGGCTGGGAAATGCCTGACGTTGCAGAAGAGTCCGCACAGAGTGGTGACAAGGACAATCCATCCCCGGCTGATCTGGCGGCCCGGATGGCAAGTGAAATCGGCGCATTGCCCATCGATCACGAAACATATGAGACCGTCACCAGCCTTGAGGATCTGGATCGCTGGATCGCCGAGGCGCGCCGCATTGGCCATGTGGCGGTGGACACTGAAACCGATAGCCTCGACGCCATGCAGGCCAATCTGGTTGGCGTGTCACTGGCGACCGAGCCGGGCAAAGCCTGCTATATTCCGCTGGCCCATGTCAGTGGTGAGGGTGACATGTTCGGCGGTGGGCTGGTCGAAGGCCAGATCCCGCTGGAAGAGGCTGTCACCAGATTAAAGGCTTTGCTGGAAGATCCAAGCGTGCTGAAGATCGGCCAGAATCTCAAATATGACACTCTGTTGCTTTCGCGCTATGACATTGATCTGGCGCCGCTCGACGACACGTTGCTGCTGTCCTATGTGCTCGATGCAGGCAAGCATGGCCATGGCATGGATGAGCTGAGTGAGCTGTGGCTCGGTCACAAGCCGATCCCATTTAAAGAAGTGGCTGGCAGCGGCAAGAGCCAGTTGACCTTTGACAAGGTCGAAATCGACAAGGCCAGCGCCTATGCCGCCGAAGATGCCGATGTCACCCTGCGCCTCTGGATGATCCTCAAGCCGCGCCTTGCGGCCAATGGCATGGTCTCGGTCTATGAGCGGCTGGAGCGGCCTTTGCTGCCGGTCCTGCGCAACATGGAAAAGCGCGGCATCTCGGTTGATCGCCAGATCCTGTCGCGCCTGTCCGGCACCTTCGCGCAGGGCATGGCGGGCTTGGAAGAAGAAATTCATGCCCTTGCAGGCCAGCCCTTCAATATCGGTTCGCCAAAGCAGCTCGGCGACATCCTGTTTGGCGAAATGGGCCTGCCCGGTGGCAAGAAAACCAAAACCGGTGCTTGGTCCACCTCGGCCAGCGTGCTCGAAGACTTGGCCGCCGAAGGTCATGATCTGCCGAAAAAGGTCGTCGAATGGCGCCAGCTGTCCAAACTGAAAAGCACCTATACCGACGCGCTGCCCGGCTTCATCAATCCTGAAACCAAACGCGTCCATACCTCTTATTCTCTGGCCGCGACCACCACGGGGCGTCTGTCCTCGTCCGATCCAAACCTGCAAAATATCCCCGTCCGCACCGAAGCAGGCCGCAAGATCCGCACCGCCTTTGTGGCCGATGCAGGCAACAAGCTGATCTCTGCCGACTATAGCCAGATCGAATTGCGCGTGCTGGCCCATATGGCCGATATCGAACAGCTGAAAATGGCCTTTGAAGACGGCCTCGACATTCATGCCATGACCGCGTCGGAAATGTTCAATGTGCCGATTGAGGATATGGATCCGGCGACCCGCCGCCGTGCTAAGGCGATCAATTTCGGCATCATCTATGGCATTTCGGCCTTTGGTTTGGCCAACCAGCTGAGCATTTCGCGCAGCGAAGCCAAGGATTATATCGACACCTATTTCGCCCGCTTCCCCGGCATCCGCGACTATATGGAAAACACAAAACAGCAGGCCCGCGACATGGGCTATGTTGAAACCATCTTTGGCCGCAAGATCCATTATCCGGATATCAAGTCGAAAAACCCGAATATGAAGGCCTTTCAGGAGCGCGCCGCCATCAACGCCCCAATTCAGGGCTCGGCCGCCGACATTCTCCGCCGTGCGATGGTGCGCATGGATGACGCCCTCTTGGCGGCTGGCTCTTCCGCCCGCATGCTGTTGCAGGTGCATGACGAATTGATCTTCGAAGTGCCGGAAGCGGAAGTCGACAGCACCATCAAAGTGGTTCGTGACATCATGGAAAATGCCCCAATGCCCGCCCTCCAGCTCAGCGTGCCCTTGAAGGTCGATGCCGAAGCAGCCAACAATTGGGACGAAGCGCACTAG
- a CDS encoding acyltransferase family protein: MSDTSPAQKNRVAWVDLAKGMTILLVVIMHSTGGVEKYLGTEGFMHYVVAFASTFRMPVFFAVAGLFAAKAISKHWRPFLDGKFAHFFYFYFLWMTIQFVFKAPFFISEFGKEGTLLYYLSSFVQPFGMLWFIYLLPIYFLVLRLSAGVPMLAQFAFAVACKYILSATGIEVVDFFSKYYVFFLVGHFGRDIWFKMAETAREQKLASIVGLAVWVVANGAVLYFGYAQFTPVAIVMGILGFVAVIDFLAILPSRGLAQILRFCGQRSLPIYLGFFLPMGVSRLLLPKLCTVCGAGMISFLVSVIAILGAIAMYELCKRLPLLHYLYQRPNWTRLTLKNAEKPAYLPAE; the protein is encoded by the coding sequence ATGTCGGATACATCGCCTGCACAAAAAAATCGCGTTGCCTGGGTGGATCTCGCCAAGGGCATGACCATATTGCTGGTCGTCATCATGCATTCCACCGGAGGCGTGGAGAAATATCTCGGGACCGAAGGCTTCATGCATTATGTGGTGGCTTTTGCCAGTACCTTCCGTATGCCGGTCTTCTTTGCCGTCGCAGGCCTGTTTGCCGCCAAGGCGATCAGCAAGCATTGGCGTCCATTCCTTGATGGCAAATTTGCCCATTTCTTTTATTTCTACTTCCTTTGGATGACCATTCAGTTCGTCTTCAAGGCGCCTTTCTTTATCAGTGAATTTGGCAAGGAAGGCACGCTGCTTTATTATCTCAGCTCCTTTGTCCAGCCTTTCGGGATGCTGTGGTTTATCTATCTGCTGCCGATCTATTTCCTTGTGTTGCGGCTGAGCGCAGGCGTGCCGATGCTGGCCCAGTTTGCGTTTGCCGTGGCCTGCAAATATATCCTGAGTGCTACAGGCATCGAGGTCGTCGACTTCTTCTCGAAATATTACGTCTTCTTCCTCGTTGGGCATTTTGGCCGCGATATCTGGTTCAAAATGGCCGAAACCGCCCGCGAGCAGAAGCTGGCATCCATAGTTGGTCTTGCTGTCTGGGTGGTCGCCAACGGAGCCGTGCTCTATTTCGGCTATGCCCAGTTCACCCCGGTTGCCATCGTCATGGGCATTCTTGGCTTTGTCGCGGTGATTGATTTCCTCGCCATTCTGCCAAGCCGCGGTCTGGCACAGATCCTGCGCTTTTGTGGTCAGCGCTCACTGCCGATCTATCTTGGTTTCTTTTTGCCGATGGGTGTGTCACGCCTGTTATTGCCAAAGTTGTGTACCGTCTGTGGCGCAGGCATGATTTCCTTCCTCGTCTCCGTGATTGCCATTCTCGGCGCGATTGCTATGTATGAGCTGTGCAAGCGCCTGCCGCTGTTGCACTATCTTTACCAGCGCCCGAACTGGACTCGTTTGACTCTCAAAAACGCCGAGAAACCGGCCTATCTGCCAGCCGAATAG
- a CDS encoding transglycosylase domain-containing protein, translating into MTEDDRSHPGAQRKRPTKKAARKEDAGRKEGAGRKRPAASAKGGNGGARGGAGNGCKPATRGKQRAPRRGIFGFLFRVARDVTYWLVILGLWGSIVAGGILLYYGAQLPQSTAWRIPDRPPNIQIVSLDGGVIGNRGETGGQRVRLSSLPPYLMDAVVAIEDHRFYSHFGFDPVGFTRAMVTNVVRGRLSQGGSTLTQQLAKNLFLEHKRTIERKVQELILAIWLEAKFSKQEILEMYLNRVYLGAGATGVDAAARTYYNKPASMLTLSEAATIAGLLKAPSRLAPNRNPKAAKERAKLVLAAMEREGFITAEEHKLALTQKINAVERHKASSLNYISDWVMEQVPDLVGEIKQDLIVETTIDLRMQTLAEKAISNAIDASGKKYGVEQGALVSASPFGEIRALVGGKSYRESQFNRAVKAKRQPGSAFKPFVYLSSLELGNRPESMRVDEPVSYRGWEPKNYSKKYMGQVTLRKALAMSLNTVAAQLTFEVGPKQVIQTAHRLGIKSDLANHLSIALGTSEVSVLEMAGAYMPFANGGARVDPFIIRRILSKDGQVLYTHGNQPGTQVIEPNTLSLMNSMMQETLISGTGKKALLPGRPAGGKTGTSQNYRDAWFVGYTANLVTAVWFGNDDGHPTKRASGGNLPASTWHAYMAGAHNGMTIAALPGVSVKQLAETRRVAGGEKNPWVNPDLLPPGETLAPPLPRERKSLFSRIFGD; encoded by the coding sequence TTGACGGAAGATGATCGCAGTCATCCCGGAGCGCAGCGCAAGCGCCCGACCAAGAAGGCTGCCCGCAAAGAGGATGCTGGGCGCAAGGAAGGGGCTGGACGCAAACGACCGGCAGCATCCGCAAAAGGCGGGAATGGTGGCGCACGGGGTGGCGCGGGCAATGGTTGCAAGCCAGCCACGCGTGGCAAGCAACGGGCGCCCCGGCGTGGCATTTTCGGCTTTTTGTTCCGCGTGGCACGGGACGTCACCTACTGGCTGGTCATCCTTGGCCTGTGGGGCTCGATCGTGGCCGGTGGCATATTGCTTTATTACGGGGCGCAGTTGCCGCAATCGACCGCTTGGCGCATACCGGATCGCCCCCCAAACATCCAGATCGTGTCGCTTGATGGCGGCGTCATTGGCAATCGTGGCGAGACCGGTGGGCAGAGGGTGCGCCTGTCATCACTGCCGCCATACCTGATGGATGCGGTGGTGGCGATTGAGGATCACCGTTTCTATTCCCATTTCGGCTTTGATCCGGTTGGCTTTACCCGTGCGATGGTGACCAATGTGGTGCGCGGTCGACTGTCGCAAGGCGGCTCGACCCTGACCCAACAGCTGGCGAAGAACCTTTTTCTCGAGCATAAGCGGACCATCGAGCGCAAGGTGCAGGAGCTGATATTGGCGATCTGGCTGGAGGCCAAATTCTCCAAGCAGGAAATCCTCGAAATGTATCTCAACCGGGTCTATCTGGGCGCCGGTGCGACCGGGGTCGATGCGGCTGCGCGCACCTATTACAACAAGCCTGCCTCCATGCTGACCCTGTCGGAAGCGGCCACCATTGCCGGTTTGCTCAAAGCCCCCTCCCGTCTGGCACCAAACCGCAACCCAAAGGCGGCCAAGGAACGGGCCAAGCTGGTGCTGGCAGCCATGGAGCGCGAAGGCTTCATCACTGCTGAAGAGCACAAGCTCGCCCTCACCCAGAAAATCAATGCGGTCGAGCGCCACAAGGCCAGCTCGCTCAATTACATTTCCGACTGGGTAATGGAGCAGGTGCCGGATCTGGTTGGCGAGATCAAACAGGACCTGATCGTGGAGACGACGATTGATTTGCGGATGCAGACCCTTGCGGAAAAAGCGATTTCCAATGCGATCGATGCGTCTGGCAAGAAATATGGGGTTGAGCAGGGCGCTCTGGTGTCGGCGTCACCCTTTGGCGAAATCCGGGCGCTGGTGGGTGGGAAATCCTACCGGGAGAGCCAGTTCAACCGTGCGGTAAAAGCCAAGCGGCAACCGGGCAGTGCCTTCAAGCCATTTGTCTATCTGTCCTCGCTGGAACTGGGCAATCGCCCCGAAAGCATGCGGGTCGATGAGCCGGTCAGCTATCGGGGCTGGGAGCCGAAAAACTACTCCAAGAAATATATGGGTCAGGTCACCTTGAGAAAGGCCTTGGCTATGTCCCTGAACACGGTCGCAGCCCAGCTGACCTTCGAGGTGGGACCGAAACAGGTCATCCAGACCGCGCATAGGCTGGGCATCAAGTCTGATCTGGCCAATCATCTCTCCATCGCACTGGGCACTTCGGAAGTCTCGGTGCTGGAAATGGCTGGCGCCTATATGCCCTTTGCCAATGGTGGCGCGCGGGTGGATCCCTTTATCATCCGCCGGATTCTCAGCAAGGATGGTCAGGTGCTCTACACCCATGGCAACCAGCCGGGCACGCAGGTGATCGAGCCCAATACGCTATCTTTGATGAATTCGATGATGCAGGAAACGCTGATTTCCGGTACGGGCAAGAAGGCCCTTTTGCCGGGACGACCCGCTGGTGGCAAAACCGGCACCTCTCAGAATTACCGCGATGCCTGGTTCGTCGGCTATACGGCCAATCTTGTCACGGCGGTCTGGTTCGGCAATGATGATGGCCATCCGACCAAGCGTGCCTCTGGCGGCAATCTGCCCGCCTCGACGTGGCATGCCTATATGGCCGGGGCACATAATGGCATGACCATTGCCGCCCTGCCAGGGGTCAGCGTCAAACAGCTGGCAGAGACAAGGCGGGTTGCCGGAGGAGAGAAAAATCCTTGGGTCAACCCCGATCTGTTGCCTCCGGGCGAGACATTGGCACCGCCTTTGCCGCGCGAGCGCAAGAGTTTGTTCTCGCGCATATTTGGCGACTAG
- a CDS encoding M48 family metallopeptidase produces the protein MTRGRLFSRKKELPPIIRLHHPSGPIDVRLRSNPRAKRLILRLDTRTGEPIATCPANISAEKVGQFLQGHVDWLVEKCNDRQPNMPFEHGAVIPVRAIPHTLEHEDEARGTVKLLEEDGGHILLVSGNESHMNRRVTDWLKKQARQDLTASVAIHAEKLGRRPSAIRIKDTTSRWGSCSADRVLSFSWRIIMAPPHVLDYLAAHEVAHLREMNHSDRFWAHVADLCPAFEVGRKWLRDHGRDLHRYGVED, from the coding sequence TTGACCCGCGGACGCCTTTTCAGTCGAAAGAAAGAGCTGCCGCCCATCATCAGGCTGCATCATCCGAGCGGGCCGATTGACGTCCGGCTGCGGTCCAATCCGCGTGCCAAACGTCTGATCCTGCGCCTTGACACCCGAACCGGCGAGCCAATTGCCACATGCCCTGCAAATATCAGTGCCGAGAAGGTCGGTCAATTCTTGCAAGGCCATGTGGACTGGCTGGTAGAGAAGTGCAACGACCGCCAGCCCAACATGCCGTTCGAGCATGGGGCCGTGATCCCGGTTCGGGCCATTCCCCATACTCTCGAGCACGAAGATGAAGCCCGCGGCACCGTGAAACTGTTGGAAGAGGATGGCGGGCATATTTTGCTGGTGAGCGGCAACGAATCCCACATGAACCGCCGGGTGACCGACTGGCTGAAAAAACAGGCCCGTCAGGATCTCACCGCTTCGGTTGCTATCCATGCCGAAAAACTCGGACGGCGTCCATCAGCCATCCGCATCAAGGATACCACCAGCCGTTGGGGGTCCTGCAGCGCCGACCGGGTGCTGTCCTTCAGCTGGCGCATCATCATGGCCCCGCCCCATGTGCTCGATTATCTCGCCGCCCATGAGGTGGCGCACTTGCGCGAAATGAACCATTCAGACCGCTTCTGGGCCCATGTGGCCGATCTCTGCCCCGCTTTCGAAGTTGGACGGAAATGGCTGCGCGACCATGGCCGCGATCTGCATCGCTATGGGGTCGAAGACTAA
- a CDS encoding ABC transporter ATP-binding protein, which produces MTATSLRDKWHRYFSNPETSRYLIHRLLSENFRVYAKRYAFAFFFMGLVAASTALSAWIMRDVINEIFVSKDFDRVVMVSLVVMAIYMTKGFATFMQTTTMARIGNAIVAEMQRKLYRHFMAQGADFFEDYPSSELITRIGHNAAAARAVMDLLVTSFGRDLLSLIGLVAVMVIQNPTMSLIAFVIAPIAIFVVAKLIKRVRSIAKDQFVSMTQTTQTMQESAQGFRIIRTFGLADIMAGRMNEAIEGVERRANKIANLSARTSPLMETLGGIAFALVILYCGWQTILGGQTPGEFIAFLTALLLAYDPAKRLSRLQVNLENHLVGVRLMYEVIDRPTRLVEKPDAKPLGVSEGKVEFDHVAFSYGKDKAVISDLSLTLEGSKTTALVGPSGGGKSTIMALVQRFHDVTGGAVRIDGTDIRDCTLASLNDHIALVTQDTVLFSGTIRDNIRFGRLDATDAEIEQAAKNAFAHDFIMALPDGYETSVSENASNFSGGQKQRIAIARAMVKNAQIVLLDEATSALDSESEAKVQAAFDRLSQGRTTLVIAHRLSTIRNAHKICVIKDGELVEEGSHADLHAKGGLYANLVKLQIEK; this is translated from the coding sequence ATGACCGCCACAAGCTTGCGCGACAAATGGCACCGCTATTTCTCCAACCCTGAAACGTCCCGCTATCTCATTCATCGGCTGCTGTCGGAGAATTTTCGCGTCTATGCCAAACGCTATGCGTTTGCTTTCTTTTTCATGGGGTTGGTGGCAGCCAGCACGGCGCTGAGTGCCTGGATCATGCGCGACGTGATCAACGAAATCTTCGTGTCCAAGGATTTCGATCGCGTCGTCATGGTATCGCTTGTCGTCATGGCGATCTACATGACCAAAGGCTTTGCCACCTTCATGCAAACCACGACGATGGCCCGGATAGGCAACGCAATTGTCGCGGAAATGCAACGCAAGCTCTATCGCCACTTCATGGCCCAAGGGGCGGACTTTTTCGAAGACTATCCATCGAGTGAGCTGATCACCCGCATTGGCCACAATGCCGCGGCGGCCCGTGCCGTGATGGATTTGTTGGTCACCAGCTTTGGCCGCGATCTGTTGTCGTTGATCGGGCTGGTGGCGGTGATGGTCATCCAGAATCCAACCATGTCGCTGATCGCCTTCGTGATTGCGCCGATTGCCATTTTCGTGGTGGCCAAACTGATCAAAAGGGTGCGCTCGATAGCGAAGGATCAGTTTGTCTCGATGACCCAGACCACCCAGACCATGCAGGAAAGTGCTCAGGGGTTCCGCATCATCCGCACCTTTGGTCTGGCCGATATCATGGCCGGGCGGATGAATGAAGCCATTGAAGGGGTGGAGCGCCGCGCCAACAAGATCGCCAATCTCAGCGCCCGCACCAGTCCGCTGATGGAAACGCTCGGTGGCATCGCCTTTGCGCTGGTCATCCTCTATTGCGGCTGGCAGACCATTCTCGGCGGTCAGACGCCGGGCGAGTTTATCGCCTTCCTGACGGCCCTTCTGCTGGCCTATGACCCGGCCAAACGCCTTAGCCGTTTGCAGGTCAACCTTGAGAACCATCTTGTCGGCGTTCGATTGATGTATGAAGTCATCGATCGCCCAACCCGCTTGGTGGAAAAGCCCGATGCCAAACCGTTGGGCGTGTCAGAGGGCAAGGTCGAATTTGACCATGTCGCTTTTTCCTATGGAAAGGACAAGGCGGTCATTTCCGATCTCTCCCTGACGCTGGAAGGCAGCAAGACGACCGCCTTGGTTGGTCCGTCTGGCGGCGGCAAGTCGACCATTATGGCCCTTGTCCAGCGTTTCCATGATGTGACGGGCGGCGCAGTGCGCATTGATGGCACCGATATTCGCGACTGCACACTTGCCTCGCTCAATGACCATATCGCCTTGGTGACGCAGGATACGGTGCTTTTCTCTGGCACCATCCGTGACAATATCCGATTTGGTCGCCTTGATGCGACCGATGCGGAGATCGAACAGGCCGCGAAAAATGCCTTCGCCCATGACTTCATCATGGCATTGCCCGATGGCTATGAGACCTCGGTCAGTGAAAATGCCAGCAACTTTTCCGGCGGCCAGAAGCAGCGTATCGCCATCGCCCGTGCGATGGTCAAGAATGCCCAGATCGTGCTGCTCGATGAGGCAACGTCGGCGCTCGACAGTGAATCCGAAGCCAAGGTGCAGGCGGCCTTTGACCGTCTGAGCCAAGGCCGGACAACGCTGGTGATTGCCCATCGCCTGTCAACCATCCGCAATGCCCACAAGATTTGTGTCATCAAGGATGGTGAGTTGGTGGAGGAAGGCAGCCATGCCGATCTCCATGCCAAGGGTGGGCTCTATGCCAACCTTGTCAAACTGCAGATCGAGAAGTGA